The Episyrphus balteatus chromosome 3, idEpiBalt1.1, whole genome shotgun sequence genome segment TGGTGCTGTCTTACTGACTTGGTCACTTTTAACCCAATAAGCATTTGTGACAACCTTTGCATCCCATGCAACACTGTATGATATTGCCATAGTGCCGGCTTCAAGAAGCGTTTTAGGAGGTACTTCGCCCTCGGTGGGATTTCTTATAACCACACTTGAAGCACCCTGAATTTCAGCGTGAACATATATGTCTGTTGGACGCATGTACCTTTAAAAAgatcataatttaattaataatacctatattataaatattatacGCGATGAAATATAGACCAATTGAAAAAAACcttaagaatttcaaaaatagtgGGTTTAATCAAAATTCCTTAAGCGCATGCCGAAAAAAGCCGATATTATAGGACAAGtttagaattcgtaaaaaaaattaaactcgaGACAACAATTACGACATTGCGATGATGATTCTGTCTGTCTATATATACCTTAAGCTACAGTCTaaactacacttaggagcaaaaaaaaacggaatcaaataaattatatatgtatgttagaaacaaaaattgcaatggataaaatgtttttattcaaagtctcatggtctcataTTAATACTAtaaggcaagtttaggattcgtaaaaaaaaatcgaactcgagataacaatcagacatgtcattacgataatggagaatgccaaaaaagtaggtCCGGCAATTCCGTCTATCTGTCCGtcggtctgtctgtctgtacctcgagctatagcctaaactactggagcgaTGTTGTTCAAAATTGGTAATTAACAATTGTGGTTGATTCCCaggaggacaaattgaaattttttttaggaccaaaacggtgcctgccatataacggaatagaaaacggctctaacgattttgattaaaatttttgatgtaaTGTTACAAATAAGATCcaacatttgaaataaaaaaatatttcttgaaccGTTATTCACAGTACcggccatagaaccgtttttttagtttctgaaTATCTTCTACACGAATAACCCGATTACAAAAAAGCGTTTACgtaaagaaaaatgtaaaaaaaaacatatttttggatttttaagaacatttcaaatttttttttgaaaaatcaattttttgaaaactgcttaatgaattatttcgaaattttgtttttaagtgttaattaattatttcttcaatatggcctaccatttttatttttttttttttttttatgaaaaatgttacaaaatttttaaataggtataaaatatattttttttttaacggctctcacgattttcgaatttttttttctaaaaattcttttttatgcaagaaatctAATGGCatatttggttttgtgtaaaagatcatttaacaTGGTTTTAAGTCAATGATaaaaccagaattttttttcactactaatgaaattcctcaaaaatacaaaattttctctaatgtttttcaataaaaagctttagcattagagtaacttttactatttgagcaagtacgtgcgaccccagtcgtgcattttatttactttttggtTGGATCGAACCAACGAACGGGTTTTTAAGTTATTAGCATTGACTTAAAGCTTTCGTTTCTATTTTCAATGGTAtcattaacattcatgtatgtcaattactTCACGATCAATTAtcgtttgattccattttttttgctcctaagtgtaataaagcgattttcttcaaactcgttacttaaatttaatttttaggaccaaaactaacgatacctgccatataacggaaatagaaaagtaactattttgtttcgccataaaaattttttttatggtttctgaatatctcgtaaacgactgataaaaaatatttgaatttttttttttttttttttgcaaattaatttttttaaaacgggttaagtgtaaatttattatttctttttttttgaaaaattttgtaaaatttttataatatagGGTGTCCCAAATTTAATGGtatataacctaacctaacctaaacgAATATTGCTGATAGGCttacttaagggctctcagaatttggtaacttgttcatcgcAATTGTTAAcagttttcgattaaatgccattattgtgaaatttcgaagaatccctactttgcaacagtattttgcttctccgcccataattaaaaaattataaaaaaatattttttttttaaatggctttaaTGATTTCCAATCTTTTGGTCTAAAAATTTCTTCGTTTTGTAATCAAAATCATTGTAAAcggtgttttcaaaaatttctactTATAAAAAGGgaaattccatggtaactcaagTAACATTCAGAAAAATTTCCAATacataaatagattttttttcagtcaattttaaAACCAATTGCTACAAAATACTGTTCAATAATgtagcataactattactttcatactgaagttgaaactttttttacattacataattatttttttatttttaacatttgcttagaaaaaataaaagtctatTGGTAACTCACGTTATATTAATCAGACACGAGTTTTAAGattccgacagtatgaagtttttctgtgaaatttagaatcctaatttgttgttttaatgaagattccatacacacaaaaattacaagcttttaaaattattaacaaagccaaacatttgttcaatattttgagGAACTGAatgtaactcacgttacattaatTTAGTAgctttgcaaaaataaaaaatagatgcACTATAAATTGTGActcttttttataaagtttagtttgattttatgtaggtactacaTCTATTATATCAGAAtctaaatgtaagaaaaaaaaagtctttattttgaaatcatatttttttttgaaaccttaAATTGTTTCTAAAAATCAACACAACCTCATGCTAAACTGGCTTTGTTAACCCAACGAACTCCCAAAACCCAATAATTTTAAAGAGTATATTCATACCAACTTACCTTTTAACAATCAATTCATTTTGTTGTGCATCACGTCCACCAATTACCAGATAATTCTCCGAACTAATAAACCAATAAAACTTTTCAAACCAATAGACTTTTCTAGCTTTCGAAATTGTCGATATAGTTCGGACATCCTTCAGCGTTTGCTGAGTCTTTCTCTCAGCTGATTTTAAAGCCTTTTGCGAAGcatcaattgttttttgttcttttttagcTGCATTGCGTTTTTGGTCGTAATATTTTCTTGCATTTGCCCAAGCTGACAAAGCAAGATCAACATCTACTGCCATTGTTGGTATATAatcatcttcatcttcttcaTCATCCTCTTCATCGTCGTCTAATGGTTGAACTCGATAAGGATCAGCCAATAACAATGATATATGATTTATTTCCAATTTAAGTTGCTTAATAGTGCTCGCAACTGGATCACCATTTTTCTGAGCAGCTTTAACCAATTCATGAATATCTGGCCAAGACATTTGATTAGCAATTGCACTTCGAATAGCCAATATAGCATTATCAACCAATGCCTGATTGCGTGTAATCAACTCAGCTCTTTGTTTATCAACTTCTTGAACTTTAGTCAGTTCTTCAAGACGTTTAGCATGATCTTTTTTAACATTGGAGAGTTTCTTTAAAGCCTCTCGTTCCTGATGCAATGTCTTCATATCGATCTTTTGACCTTCTAGCGTCGAATAAAACTCATCGACTGCAAACATAAACGAATCATGCTCCGTATAAGGTCGACCATTAAATTGTAAAAACTTATACGGATGATATTCAAGATTCTGATAAAGGAACTCTTCTGGTTCCCCAGCTTCCGTAGGTTTGGCTTCTTTTTTCTGAACGAGATAACCTTTAGGTGAATTAATTCGACCTTCGGCAAGAATATCATAAGAATCTTGAATTGCTTGCATAAGTTTTGGCAAATCTGCGTCCATATCAAATGGACGAGTATTACCAGAACCTGCCTCCTTTTTCTTTTGCTTACGACCACCCTTTTTCTGGTCAGGCTTTTCTGCCTCTTCTATCTCTTCTGTGTTTCCTTTAAACACACAATCGATAAGAGAGTTCTTAGTTAGAACATGTTCTATTATCGGTGGACCACAATCCAAATAAGGAAAGAGTACTTTTCTTAGATTCTCTCCAGCTTTCGCTGTAGCAAGCAATTCCCTAACTTTATCTTCAGTTAGTACTTCCGAAGCTTCTCTAGCTCGATTAGTGGGATACTTTTCTCTCACTGCAAATCGTACTTCTTCGCCTTCATAATGAGGACGAagtatatacaaaatatttaattcatgATCAGTTAGAATGATATTACCACGATCGTATAATTCTAAAATTATATGATAAGCGGCTTCATTCATACCAAATTGAAAATCAACAATACGATCGACACCGAGTTGGGTCAACTTTTCTaatcgtttattttttaaatgtttacgaAGTTTCATACTAAATCCGGATGGTGCCATATTTTTTGGCCATTCGAATGCGGTTGTATGGAAACGAATTCCAGATTCTAATAAGAGAACACATTTTGTTTCGTGTTGTTGTAGACGTATGAGAA includes the following:
- the LOC129914861 gene encoding ribosome quality control complex subunit NEMF homolog; its protein translation is MKTRFNSFDIVCGVTELQKLVGLRVNQIYDIDNKTFLIRLQQHETKCVLLLESGIRFHTTAFEWPKNMAPSGFSMKLRKHLKNKRLEKLTQLGVDRIVDFQFGMNEAAYHIILELYDRGNIILTDHELNILYILRPHYEGEEVRFAVREKYPTNRAREASEVLTEDKVRELLATAKAGENLRKVLFPYLDCGPPIIEHVLTKNSLIDCVFKGNTEEIEEAEKPDQKKGGRKQKKKEAGSGNTRPFDMDADLPKLMQAIQDSYDILAEGRINSPKGYLVQKKEAKPTEAGEPEEFLYQNLEYHPYKFLQFNGRPYTEHDSFMFAVDEFYSTLEGQKIDMKTLHQEREALKKLSNVKKDHAKRLEELTKVQEVDKQRAELITRNQALVDNAILAIRSAIANQMSWPDIHELVKAAQKNGDPVASTIKQLKLEINHISLLLADPYRVQPLDDDEEDDEEDEDDYIPTMAVDVDLALSAWANARKYYDQKRNAAKKEQKTIDASQKALKSAERKTQQTLKDVRTISTISKARKVYWFEKFYWFISSENYLVIGGRDAQQNELIVKRYMRPTDIYVHAEIQGASSVVIRNPTEGEVPPKTLLEAGTMAISYSVAWDAKVVTNAYWVKSDQVSKTAPSGEYLGTGSFMIRGKKNFLPPCHLILGLSLLYKLEDSFIEKHRGERRVRTFDDEGVAADKLKEMTIENEQLEPVTEDVEIELEASDNEDSKKNEEEEKHSAENTDNEDDNGITFPDTEVKIEHDTGKVIIRHDSRVEPTPTTAIEIIKASSKEDEDDKPYIIPAVAPRKKQQQNAKKRKEEKQNQQQQKQQQQQVNNQKEDNQSNQMKRGQRGKLKKIKSKYRDQDDEERQLRMNILKSAGKDKAKVDSNKIEEDTNKLNKMKRQFEPRQPNNIDGDEDTEDVTVSADVDMLDSLTGNPFEEDELLFAIPVVAPYQALHNYKYKVKLTPGTGKRGRAAKTAILMFSKDKVCTIREKDLLKGIKEEQLARNMPGKVKLSAPQLQKFKK